In Sorangium aterium, the genomic stretch CCGTGATGATGCGGCGCCGGTCGAACCGATCCGCCGCCTGGCCGGCGAAGAGGATCAGCGCGAAGAAGGGCGCGAACTGGGCGAGGCCGATGAGGCCCAGATCGAAGACATCGCCGGTCAGCGCGTAGACCTGCCAGCCGATCGCGACGCTCTGCATCTGCACCGCGACCGCGGAGAGCAGCCTCGCCGCGAGGTAGAACGCGAAGCTCCGGTGGCGCAGCACGCCGAGCCCGGTGAGGTTGTTGGAAGACATCTCGGCGCCTGCGGCGGCCCTGGAGGGGCGGTGTGGACTCTCGCTCATGTACGATGAGCACTAGGGCATGTCGCGACCGAGTCCAGGAGTCGCGCCGCCGTTGCCAGCACACCCGGCGTGTGCGACGGGCGATTCGCCATGAACCGCAACATCCGTACCAAGGTCCCCGCGCGCGCGGCGGCCGCCGGAGCGGGGCGTGCCAGGCGCGATCAGGCCGCAAGCGCGCGGAGGGATCGCGGTCGCTGCTGCTCCAGCAGCAGCCGGTGGTGCTCCGCTGCGCCGCCACGAGCAACGCAGGCCGCGAGCGCGTCAGCCCTGCGCGAGCCGGGCGAGCGCCTCGCCGGTGACGCGGTGGACGGTCCACTCGTCCATGGGCTTGGCGCCGAGCTTCCGGTAAAAGCCGAGCGCCGGCTCGTTCCAGTCGAGCACGGACCACTCGAAGCGCCCGCAGCCGCGCTCCACCGCGAGCTTCGCGAGGTGCACGAGCAAGGCCTTGCCGTGGCCCGCCCCGCGGTGCTCGGGGAGCACGAAGAGGTCCTCGAGGTAGATCCCGGGCTTGCCGAGGAAGGTGGAGAAGCTCTGGAAGAAGAGCGCGAATCCCACCGGGGTCCCCTCCGCTTCGGCAAGGACGAC encodes the following:
- a CDS encoding GNAT family N-acetyltransferase — encoded protein: MTRRRDAMIRPATAADIPTIARLIRMLAEYERLAHEVTFEERELEAHLFGPRPAAEVVLAEAEGTPVGFALFFQSFSTFLGKPGIYLEDLFVLPEHRGAGHGKALLVHLAKLAVERGCGRFEWSVLDWNEPALGFYRKLGAKPMDEWTVHRVTGEALARLAQG